The Enterococcus sp. 7F3_DIV0205 genome has a window encoding:
- the rpmG gene encoding 50S ribosomal protein L33, with translation MRVNITLECTSCKERNYLTSKNKRNNPDRLEKQKYCPRERKVTLHRETK, from the coding sequence ATGCGCGTAAACATTACTTTAGAATGTACTTCTTGTAAAGAACGTAACTATCTTACAAGCAAAAATAAACGTAACAATCCTGATCGTTTGGAAAAGCAAAAATATTGCCCACGTGAAAGAAAAGTTACTTTACACCGTGAAACAAAATAA
- a CDS encoding alpha/beta fold hydrolase — MKISIRHRYIKKIPVLEVVAEENKNNILPLVIYYHGWQSSKELSLTQARKLAKKGIRVILPDAMNHGERKTGPVSPIPSVTFWSSIQYNIIEFAQLVRHFDKQQLIEEGNIGVGGVSMGGITTCALLTQHPEIKTAACMMGTPAPLRYIERVMERSAELDFFVPQDLPLLLSWVANYDLSQNPEKLAQRPTLFWHGTKDPKIPYEDMADFYRRIETEPYAKNSQFLTGEGEGHLVKGEMMDVVADFFESQLVN, encoded by the coding sequence ATGAAAATTAGTATTAGGCATCGATATATTAAAAAAATTCCCGTATTAGAAGTTGTCGCGGAAGAAAATAAAAACAACATATTGCCTTTAGTTATCTATTATCATGGTTGGCAATCATCAAAGGAGTTATCATTAACTCAAGCTAGAAAGTTAGCCAAAAAAGGAATACGTGTGATTCTGCCTGATGCGATGAACCATGGTGAAAGAAAAACTGGACCAGTGTCTCCGATTCCGTCAGTAACGTTTTGGTCGAGTATTCAATACAATATTATTGAATTTGCACAGCTAGTCCGTCACTTCGATAAGCAACAACTGATTGAAGAGGGAAACATTGGTGTTGGAGGTGTTTCAATGGGGGGAATCACTACATGTGCTTTATTGACACAACATCCAGAAATAAAAACGGCAGCTTGTATGATGGGGACACCTGCTCCACTACGCTATATTGAGCGTGTAATGGAACGGTCTGCAGAACTGGATTTTTTTGTCCCGCAAGATTTACCTTTATTGCTCAGTTGGGTCGCTAATTATGACCTTTCACAGAATCCTGAAAAGTTAGCGCAGCGTCCTACTTTATTTTGGCACGGAACAAAAGATCCTAAAATACCTTATGAAGATATGGCGGATTTTTATCGAAGGATAGAGACTGAACCTTATGCTAAGAATAGTCAGTTTCTTACTGGAGAAGGAGAGGGGCACTTGGTCAAAGGTGAGATGATGGACGTCGTAGCCGATTTTTTTGAAAGTCAATTAGTTAATTAA
- a CDS encoding DUF924 family protein, translating into MDYQKILTFWFDECEPSQWFKKDLVFDQLIKDRFSGIHGNVSQGEKASWRKTITGRLAEIIVLDQFSRNLFRDEPKSFVYDGMALVLTQEAIATGKSAQLSTQQRAFLYMPLMHSESLVIHEEAMKYFGETGMESYLEFEKKHRDILIRFGRYPHRNEILNRQSTSEEIAFLKEPNSSF; encoded by the coding sequence ATGGACTATCAAAAAATACTTACATTTTGGTTCGATGAATGTGAACCTAGTCAGTGGTTTAAAAAAGATTTAGTCTTTGATCAATTGATCAAAGACAGATTTTCAGGTATTCATGGAAATGTTTCTCAAGGTGAAAAAGCTTCTTGGCGAAAAACTATTACAGGACGTTTAGCTGAAATCATTGTATTAGATCAATTTTCACGGAATTTATTCAGAGATGAGCCTAAATCTTTCGTTTATGATGGCATGGCTTTAGTTTTGACTCAAGAAGCCATTGCGACAGGCAAATCAGCACAATTATCTACGCAGCAACGTGCATTTTTATATATGCCCTTGATGCATTCTGAATCCTTAGTGATTCACGAAGAAGCGATGAAGTATTTCGGCGAAACTGGTATGGAGTCTTATCTTGAATTTGAAAAGAAACATCGTGACATTTTGATTCGCTTTGGACGATATCCACATCGAAATGAGATCCTAAATAGACAATCAACTAGTGAAGAGATTGCCTTTTTAAAAGAACCTAACTCTTCATTTTAA
- a CDS encoding adhesive domain-containing protein: MKRFYRSKVSLVGVTILLAAAIIPSSLPFIGDKTQYEVSAMEAASPADLADVSILKGTQLSSNNGTVINDGVKLEKNADSTYNLDLSFKGTAVADVGLASPKVIVFAIPEELRGKINGPILINANAKLLPIVPGDVPVVKDLVLKVGGLVTRLLGLAKPLGLQLDSLEKAFEGLNSLQDLGSYQATVEGQLSPDGKYVMVDFTDGLGQYVRTTYAKLFDPLKEAVAGLKFTGLLAILNPVLELLKPVVNSLLDLVGKIANGTSDVLTQALQANVLGDVDFNFTTKVLDVTAEKAKVTAMAVNKPVIDLELLNTIHANGDAINLYFDKVEEDPLVDYPIAQPNVEDVKEGMASLSGSVVIAKPSPDGITFKAKAELPNGTILSETVNEDGTFVIPFGDYEPKGNDQLKIVIEATVGKYSKNGEPTIKQVIADPFVNYPIAKPIVGDIVEGVTSLNGNVVINQPIPEDVTFKAKVELPNGTRLTGSVDGTGNFTILFGDYRPQSNDQLNIVIEASNGKQTKVSEPTIKQVIADPFIHYVVAKPVTADILEGMPSLKGKVDLTQPVPNGVTFIAKVVLPDDTSLTGLINEDGSFTIPFGKYQPQGNDQLKVVVEASDGKRTKISEPEIKQVILDPLKSYQVPKPQFKTVNEASKFITGSVDTKNAPTGTELFIQVQFLDGSSRKVAIEKDGTYSISVADKNLKEGNPLRLVTIAEHPLSFTGKNSESVVFAVGKIPSLEGYVVSTPIVMPIFVGDTMIKGSVKIVNPPEGTQFKVRVRFPGNVYEESPVNSDGTFTLDISSRQLTAGTSITFNTTATLGTETASSGRTIVSVGAK; this comes from the coding sequence ATGAAAAGGTTTTACCGTTCTAAAGTTTCGTTAGTGGGGGTTACAATTTTGTTGGCGGCGGCAATCATACCAAGTTCTCTCCCTTTCATTGGAGACAAAACTCAGTATGAAGTAAGTGCTATGGAAGCGGCAAGTCCCGCTGATTTAGCAGATGTTAGTATCTTAAAAGGAACACAATTATCTTCCAACAATGGAACAGTCATCAATGATGGCGTTAAGTTGGAAAAAAATGCTGATTCTACATATAATTTAGATCTTTCTTTTAAAGGAACTGCAGTTGCTGATGTTGGATTGGCTTCACCGAAAGTCATTGTTTTTGCGATTCCAGAAGAATTACGAGGAAAAATCAATGGACCGATTTTGATCAACGCCAATGCTAAACTACTACCGATCGTTCCAGGTGATGTTCCGGTAGTCAAAGATTTGGTCTTAAAAGTAGGCGGGCTTGTAACCAGACTCTTGGGGCTCGCGAAGCCTTTAGGCTTACAGCTGGATTCTTTGGAAAAAGCGTTTGAAGGGCTGAACTCTCTTCAAGATTTAGGTAGCTATCAGGCGACGGTTGAAGGGCAGTTATCACCAGATGGAAAATATGTGATGGTCGATTTCACAGATGGTTTAGGACAATATGTTCGTACAACGTATGCAAAGTTATTTGATCCATTGAAAGAAGCTGTTGCTGGATTAAAATTTACTGGACTTTTAGCTATTTTGAATCCAGTTCTTGAGTTATTAAAACCAGTTGTCAATAGTTTACTTGATCTTGTAGGGAAAATAGCGAATGGAACATCTGATGTCTTAACACAAGCCCTACAAGCTAATGTTCTTGGAGATGTTGATTTTAATTTCACTACTAAAGTTTTAGACGTAACAGCTGAGAAAGCAAAAGTGACTGCGATGGCGGTTAATAAACCAGTGATCGATTTAGAATTACTAAACACGATTCATGCAAATGGTGATGCAATCAATCTCTATTTCGATAAGGTGGAAGAGGATCCACTTGTGGACTATCCAATCGCACAACCTAATGTTGAAGATGTTAAAGAAGGAATGGCTAGTCTTAGCGGAAGTGTAGTTATAGCAAAACCGAGTCCAGACGGTATAACGTTTAAAGCGAAAGCAGAATTACCAAATGGAACAATATTATCTGAAACGGTCAATGAAGATGGGACGTTTGTGATTCCGTTTGGTGATTATGAGCCTAAAGGGAATGATCAATTAAAAATTGTGATCGAAGCAACTGTCGGTAAATATAGTAAAAATGGCGAACCAACAATCAAGCAAGTAATAGCGGATCCTTTTGTTAACTATCCTATCGCAAAACCAATTGTTGGAGATATTGTAGAAGGCGTAACTAGCCTAAATGGAAACGTGGTGATCAATCAACCCATACCTGAAGATGTAACATTTAAAGCGAAAGTAGAATTACCGAATGGAACTAGGTTGACAGGATCAGTAGATGGAACTGGTAATTTTACAATTTTATTCGGTGACTATCGCCCGCAAAGTAATGATCAATTGAACATTGTCATTGAAGCAAGTAATGGAAAACAAACAAAAGTCAGTGAACCAACAATCAAGCAAGTAATAGCGGATCCCTTTATACATTATGTTGTTGCAAAACCAGTAACTGCAGATATTCTAGAAGGGATGCCAAGTCTTAAAGGCAAGGTTGATTTAACTCAACCAGTTCCAAATGGTGTGACGTTTATAGCGAAGGTCGTGTTACCTGATGACACCAGTCTAACTGGATTGATCAATGAAGATGGAAGCTTTACGATTCCTTTTGGCAAGTATCAGCCTCAAGGGAATGACCAATTAAAAGTAGTGGTAGAAGCAAGTGATGGCAAAAGAACAAAAATCAGTGAGCCTGAAATCAAGCAAGTGATCCTTGACCCATTGAAAAGCTACCAAGTGCCAAAGCCACAATTTAAAACTGTAAATGAGGCCAGTAAGTTTATCACAGGTTCCGTTGACACAAAGAATGCTCCAACAGGGACTGAATTATTTATCCAAGTTCAATTTCTAGATGGTTCATCTCGAAAAGTAGCGATTGAAAAAGATGGTACTTACTCCATTTCTGTAGCTGATAAAAATCTAAAAGAGGGCAATCCACTTCGACTTGTTACGATTGCAGAACATCCACTGTCCTTCACAGGTAAAAATAGTGAAAGCGTAGTTTTTGCGGTTGGCAAGATTCCTTCACTAGAAGGATATGTTGTTTCAACACCCATTGTAATGCCAATTTTTGTTGGAGATACAATGATTAAAGGGTCTGTAAAAATCGTTAATCCTCCAGAAGGAACTCAATTTAAAGTTAGAGTAAGATTTCCTGGTAATGTGTACGAAGAATCACCTGTTAATTCAGACGGTACGTTCACGTTAGATATTTCAAGTCGCCAATTAACAGCTGGCACATCAATTACTTTTAATACAACGGCAACACTTGGCACTGAAACAGCTTCAAGCGGTAGAACGATTGTTTCTGTCGGTGCCAAATAA
- a CDS encoding WxL domain-containing protein has protein sequence MKSSRCVTTSSKVLLLSVVFGTLFLGQSASAADINKSTDLDVTFTPGALTLEAVSTISYASQTISVNDASYIPTNPEAINVVVSDARGTNAGWKLSGKLNGFKNSSAAASLPNASLNFKNTQAETNSDADAPTPVNTIKLTSGASTASPFATAAAGAGAGTWSFTWPDAQSKGVTLDVPAAMATLGKHTSTIDWTLADAP, from the coding sequence ATGAAGAGTTCAAGATGCGTTACTACTAGTTCAAAAGTTTTATTATTATCAGTTGTTTTTGGTACATTATTTTTAGGACAATCTGCATCAGCTGCTGATATTAATAAGTCAACTGATTTGGATGTCACTTTTACCCCAGGTGCTTTAACCTTAGAAGCAGTTTCTACGATCAGTTATGCGTCACAAACGATTTCAGTGAATGATGCATCGTACATTCCGACAAATCCAGAAGCAATCAATGTTGTTGTTTCAGATGCCAGAGGGACAAATGCTGGTTGGAAACTTAGTGGGAAGTTGAATGGATTTAAAAATAGTTCTGCTGCAGCTTCATTGCCAAATGCTAGTTTGAATTTTAAAAATACCCAAGCTGAAACGAATAGTGATGCTGATGCACCAACACCTGTTAATACAATCAAATTAACAAGTGGCGCTTCAACTGCGTCACCATTTGCAACTGCCGCAGCAGGTGCTGGGGCAGGGACATGGTCTTTTACTTGGCCGGACGCTCAAAGTAAAGGTGTAACACTTGATGTACCAGCCGCAATGGCAACTCTTGGAAAACACACTTCTACAATCGACTGGACATTAGCCGATGCACCATAA
- a CDS encoding DUF916 and DUF3324 domain-containing protein, protein MYSCYRLKGIKILFSVGLIFLFGLFNAKTILAQEKSNETNSFYVQAVIPQNQIDFNKSYFDLKMQPQEEQELQVKLVNPEDTPISVSINAINATTTEEGMIDYTVKGVKDKTLKYPFESLVKVLETTISLQPYETKIARFHLKIPKEKYDGVIVGGLRFTKNLSEAETKNKDVTIQQRFHYVVGVVLNETDVTILPDYEMDSVKVAKSKQGKKISVIHSIRNKNAAISKKMDLKFTIQKKGDKAPLIKLEKEGLEMAPDSVMDFPVPIKRQLAAGKYISNTQIMQDGKKWTFENEFEITREQAKQINEENKGPKVESKVPFWLILLIILLVVLVLIQSYILWRKKKQIK, encoded by the coding sequence ATGTATAGTTGCTATAGGTTAAAGGGCATCAAGATATTATTTTCAGTCGGACTTATTTTTTTATTTGGTTTATTCAATGCGAAGACCATTTTAGCGCAGGAAAAGAGTAATGAAACAAATAGTTTTTATGTACAAGCTGTGATTCCCCAGAATCAAATCGATTTCAATAAATCTTATTTTGATTTAAAAATGCAGCCGCAAGAGGAACAAGAATTACAAGTCAAGCTAGTGAATCCAGAAGATACGCCGATCTCAGTGTCGATCAACGCAATAAATGCTACGACAACAGAAGAAGGGATGATCGATTATACGGTAAAAGGAGTCAAAGATAAAACCTTGAAATATCCTTTTGAATCTTTGGTTAAAGTACTAGAAACAACTATTTCTTTACAGCCGTATGAAACGAAAATTGCTCGCTTTCATTTGAAGATACCAAAAGAGAAATATGATGGTGTTATAGTGGGTGGATTACGTTTTACCAAAAATCTATCTGAGGCTGAAACAAAAAATAAAGATGTGACCATCCAACAAAGATTTCATTATGTTGTTGGCGTTGTGCTGAATGAAACGGATGTCACGATTTTACCAGATTATGAAATGGATTCAGTCAAGGTAGCGAAATCAAAGCAAGGTAAGAAAATATCTGTGATCCATTCTATTCGGAATAAAAATGCAGCAATCTCAAAAAAAATGGATCTAAAATTTACTATCCAAAAAAAAGGAGATAAAGCTCCTTTGATCAAATTAGAAAAAGAAGGGCTAGAAATGGCACCTGATTCTGTAATGGATTTCCCAGTACCAATCAAAAGACAACTAGCAGCTGGAAAATATATTAGTAATACTCAGATTATGCAAGATGGTAAAAAATGGACATTTGAAAATGAGTTTGAGATTACAAGAGAACAGGCAAAACAGATCAATGAAGAAAACAAGGGACCTAAGGTGGAAAGTAAAGTACCGTTTTGGTTGATTTTACTAATTATTTTATTGGTTGTACTAGTATTGATTCAGTCATACATTTTGTGGCGGAAAAAGAAACAGATTAAGTGA
- a CDS encoding YusW family protein: MKFFKGMMVAGLAISLCSASLATVSSSADAATVVESNYNKTVTLFNKADILAYTGLSLTSSNVSSVYNELVKASTWEAAGYSSSQAAVIARDFGRNYYKSVNLLQKMTYQNDLHLKVILITKGYVKAEFGLQSYYVPEAPVTPEKPEEPEVPETPEVPETPVTPEKPETPAEQSDLKKLEIQIKYTTGQQIQLQYQVNSNGTIKAQYQDKSNKVQLQGSAAEEKIEGIIAGLDLKNGSEKEITSHILNKLGRGSSYKQFQYQAQFNDNKQVKFKLK, from the coding sequence ATGAAATTTTTTAAAGGTATGATGGTTGCAGGTTTAGCAATCAGTTTATGTTCTGCTAGTTTAGCAACAGTATCAAGCTCAGCAGATGCAGCAACAGTGGTGGAGTCAAATTACAATAAGACAGTTACTTTATTCAATAAAGCGGACATCTTAGCGTACACAGGTTTATCATTAACTAGTTCAAATGTATCATCTGTTTATAATGAATTAGTTAAAGCAAGTACATGGGAAGCTGCAGGTTATAGTTCATCACAAGCAGCTGTGATTGCAAGAGATTTTGGTAGAAACTATTACAAATCAGTAAACCTGTTGCAAAAAATGACTTATCAAAATGATTTACATCTTAAAGTTATTTTAATCACTAAAGGCTATGTAAAAGCAGAGTTCGGTTTACAATCATACTATGTTCCAGAAGCGCCAGTTACTCCAGAAAAACCTGAAGAACCTGAAGTTCCTGAAACTCCTGAAGTACCAGAAACGCCTGTTACTCCTGAAAAACCAGAAACACCTGCTGAACAATCTGATTTGAAAAAATTAGAAATTCAAATTAAGTATACTACTGGACAACAAATTCAATTACAATATCAAGTGAATTCTAACGGCACGATCAAAGCTCAATACCAAGATAAATCAAACAAAGTTCAACTACAAGGTAGTGCAGCTGAAGAAAAAATCGAAGGAATCATCGCTGGCTTAGACTTGAAAAATGGTAGTGAAAAAGAAATTACTTCACACATTTTAAACAAATTGGGTCGTGGTTCAAGCTACAAACAATTCCAGTATCAAGCTCAATTTAACGACAATAAACAAGTTAAATTTAAACTTAAATAA
- a CDS encoding DUF4809 family protein gives MKRAIITRTVNLLDGGCNACGIIEDENYTLKLDEETVLLEALTVNTLLTAIVLKNGYKREYQMDEIDDYTLYKKADYQITLKEEYDFLTYSNEATKIETNDQIRDEKKLAEKVNEILVTLFNLEELAFSF, from the coding sequence ATGAAAAGAGCGATAATCACTAGAACGGTCAACTTATTAGATGGAGGCTGTAATGCTTGCGGCATTATTGAAGATGAAAATTATACATTGAAATTAGATGAAGAAACAGTTCTCTTAGAAGCTTTGACGGTCAACACGTTGCTAACTGCGATTGTGTTAAAAAATGGTTACAAACGCGAATATCAAATGGATGAGATTGATGATTATACATTATATAAAAAAGCTGATTATCAAATCACACTTAAAGAAGAATATGATTTTCTGACTTATTCAAATGAGGCAACAAAGATCGAAACAAATGATCAGATCAGAGATGAGAAAAAATTAGCAGAGAAAGTAAATGAAATTCTGGTAACACTTTTTAATTTGGAAGAGTTAGCATTTTCTTTTTAG
- a CDS encoding DUF4303 domain-containing protein, with protein MENFLEKQQEFFFSFLTDSIDNFLLDHSDDTFYVFALDCTIYEEGEINLYFNTVDLWQETTDYYTSKGHTSSQLEEMKYNARDWDENQRFATLHLFDDWVEDEQDIETVLDWLCQQIVLLTDSESFERIPKTEDFKVLVYDHDENPSDSQERFEKIGMSELFQIE; from the coding sequence ATGGAAAATTTTTTAGAGAAACAACAAGAATTCTTTTTCAGCTTTTTAACAGATAGTATCGATAATTTTCTATTAGATCATTCTGATGATACCTTTTATGTATTTGCTTTAGACTGCACTATTTATGAAGAAGGTGAAATCAACCTTTACTTTAATACCGTAGACCTTTGGCAAGAAACAACCGATTATTATACAAGTAAAGGTCATACTTCATCACAGTTAGAAGAAATGAAATATAATGCTCGTGACTGGGATGAAAATCAACGTTTTGCCACTCTTCATCTATTTGACGATTGGGTGGAAGACGAACAAGATATTGAAACAGTTCTCGACTGGCTTTGTCAGCAAATAGTGCTCTTAACAGATAGTGAATCATTCGAGCGTATTCCTAAAACAGAAGATTTCAAGGTATTGGTTTACGATCATGATGAAAATCCATCTGACTCACAAGAAAGATTTGAAAAAATCGGAATGTCTGAACTTTTTCAAATAGAATAA
- a CDS encoding LCP family protein → MKKSVKIMIITLLSILLVIVSAGCYAAISFQTAKEESESKLPNKNQNFTGDEQTSDKELTVMVVGNDSRDDDEDQGRSDTLMVAHYDGKTKQPKLISIMRDSYVTFPDGGQDKINAAYAYGGAQMTKDVLKTNFDLPINYYVVMDFKEFSDIIDELYPKGVTIDAEKDINLDGVDILKGKQTLHGNSLLQYARFRMDEEGDFGRIRRQQQVMDALVEQSKDLIPVWELPQVAGKMVGKIDTNVPTSLLIDLAKDFLSGKVKPLKSLSVPVEGSWNFNDYTESGSVIELDEQKNAQAIQDFMKDK, encoded by the coding sequence ATGAAAAAATCTGTAAAAATAATGATTATTACCCTGTTATCAATTCTGCTGGTGATTGTAAGCGCAGGCTGTTATGCGGCGATTTCCTTCCAAACAGCCAAAGAGGAGAGTGAATCAAAACTTCCTAATAAGAACCAAAATTTTACGGGTGATGAACAAACGAGTGACAAAGAACTAACGGTCATGGTCGTTGGGAATGACTCTAGAGATGATGATGAAGACCAAGGACGCTCAGATACGTTGATGGTCGCTCACTATGACGGGAAAACCAAACAGCCTAAATTGATTTCAATCATGAGGGATAGCTATGTAACGTTCCCTGATGGCGGGCAAGATAAAATAAATGCAGCCTATGCATATGGCGGCGCACAAATGACAAAAGATGTCTTGAAAACCAACTTTGATTTACCGATCAATTATTATGTTGTCATGGACTTTAAAGAATTTAGTGACATCATTGATGAACTTTATCCAAAAGGGGTAACAATCGATGCTGAAAAAGATATTAACTTAGATGGTGTGGATATTCTGAAAGGAAAGCAAACCTTGCATGGGAATAGTTTATTGCAGTATGCTCGTTTTAGAATGGATGAAGAAGGCGATTTCGGTCGAATCAGACGCCAGCAGCAAGTGATGGATGCGCTAGTTGAGCAATCTAAAGATTTGATTCCAGTCTGGGAACTTCCTCAAGTTGCTGGGAAAATGGTCGGCAAAATCGATACAAATGTACCAACAAGTTTATTGATCGATTTGGCGAAGGATTTTCTTTCTGGAAAAGTGAAGCCCTTAAAATCACTTTCAGTTCCAGTAGAAGGATCATGGAATTTTAATGATTATACGGAATCAGGAAGCGTGATCGAACTTGATGAACAAAAAAATGCTCAAGCAATTCAAGATTTTATGAAAGATAAGTAA
- a CDS encoding FAD-dependent oxidoreductase, translated as MKVVIIGASFAGVSAALAIRKKYPTAEIHLIEKQQTIGYLPGGINLYFNERIDPIETAQFISEQQLIDNEITLLMSAKVVGMDSKQHIIKYEKQDEDFFMSFDKLILATGSSQWSQKILGSDSEKVLKYKFLPGVLDAINHLENSNKVALIGGGQIGGEAADTLLKKGKEVHLFERMDYLLFKYFDEEMIQPVQAEMAARGVMFHFDETVEKVTDTDEGLLIETKKSELVCDSAIFAMNVRPDLAYLDEHIRTHTDQTVFVNEYLQTSQADIFAIGDCIQVPYSLSKETFYIPLVNNAVRTGLVVAQNLVEATTPFVGSIRTIGTKLVDYYIASTGLTEAEGLFHDQPISVAHVQQKSSLFSGSETIFGKIIYEKESHKLLGAQLVSKADILEKINTLALGIQTGQTLEAFYQKDFLYHPYYSNVIDITNQLGFEGLWSEADED; from the coding sequence GTGAAAGTCGTAATCATTGGTGCTTCATTTGCTGGAGTATCAGCTGCTTTAGCGATCAGAAAAAAATATCCCACAGCTGAAATCCATTTAATCGAGAAACAACAAACCATCGGCTACTTACCAGGCGGTATCAATCTTTATTTTAATGAGAGGATCGACCCGATCGAAACGGCTCAGTTTATTTCGGAACAACAATTAATCGACAACGAGATTACTTTGCTGATGAGTGCAAAAGTAGTTGGCATGGACTCAAAACAGCATATCATCAAATATGAAAAACAGGATGAAGACTTTTTTATGTCATTTGATAAATTGATTTTAGCAACAGGTTCAAGTCAATGGTCGCAGAAAATTCTTGGTAGTGATTCAGAAAAGGTTTTAAAATATAAATTTTTACCTGGGGTGTTGGATGCGATCAACCACTTAGAAAATAGTAATAAAGTAGCACTGATCGGCGGTGGTCAAATTGGCGGAGAAGCAGCAGATACGTTGCTAAAAAAAGGCAAAGAAGTGCATCTGTTTGAGCGGATGGATTATTTGCTCTTTAAGTATTTCGATGAAGAAATGATTCAGCCGGTACAAGCTGAAATGGCCGCTCGTGGTGTGATGTTTCATTTTGATGAAACCGTAGAAAAAGTCACGGATACGGACGAAGGTCTTTTGATCGAAACAAAAAAATCTGAATTAGTATGTGATAGTGCTATTTTTGCGATGAATGTTCGCCCTGACTTAGCTTATTTAGATGAACACATCAGAACACACACGGACCAGACCGTTTTTGTGAATGAGTATTTGCAAACGTCCCAAGCAGATATTTTTGCGATCGGTGATTGTATTCAAGTGCCGTACAGTTTGTCTAAGGAAACATTTTACATCCCATTAGTGAACAATGCCGTAAGAACGGGACTAGTTGTTGCTCAAAATCTTGTAGAAGCAACTACGCCATTTGTCGGCTCAATTCGGACGATCGGGACAAAACTTGTGGACTATTATATAGCGAGTACAGGATTGACGGAAGCAGAAGGATTATTTCATGACCAGCCTATTTCGGTTGCTCATGTTCAGCAAAAAAGCTCTTTATTTTCTGGTAGTGAAACAATTTTCGGTAAAATTATTTATGAAAAAGAAAGTCATAAATTATTAGGTGCGCAATTGGTTTCAAAAGCGGATATCTTGGAGAAAATCAATACATTGGCACTTGGAATCCAAACGGGGCAAACCTTAGAAGCTTTTTATCAAAAAGATTTTTTATATCATCCTTATTATTCCAACGTGATAGATATCACGAACCAGCTAGGTTTTGAAGGTTTGTGGAGTGAAGCGGATGAAGATTGA